TTCTTTTATCTCGGCAGCGCGCGCAAAGCGCATCGCAGGGTCCTTTTGCAATGTACACAAAAGCAGCCCTGTAATTTCTGGTGATAGCTCTAGATGTGACACAGGCGCGGGTGCTGGTGTATTAACATGACTGGTCAAAATGTCATAAACACCGCCGCTATTAAATGGCGGATATCCTGTGACACATTCATAGATAATGCAGCCCAGCGCATAGATATCGGTGCGGTAGTCTACATCCTTGCCCATGCACTGCTCTGGGCTCATGTAGGGAGGACTGCCGTGGCATTCTCCTGTCTGGGTCAGCTTGAGAGCCGACTGACCATTCTCATCATCAATCATTTTGGCTAGACCAAAGTCTACAACTTTGACCGACCACTCACCGCTGTTGAGCTTGCGGCACATGATATTAGAGGGTTTGAGGTCGCGGTGCACGATACCTTTGTCATGAGCGTGAGTAAGAGCATCGCAGAGCTGGCTCACTATCGCCACAGTATCCGGTGGGTTGAGAGTCCTTGTCTCAGCCAGGAGGTCAGCTAGAGAGCGCCCTGAGGCGTATTCCATAGCAAGAAAGGCCTCACCATTAGCGCTAAAACCAAAATCCTGCACCGCCACGATATTAGGGTGATCAACGGCAGCGAGTGCCTTGGCTTCTTGCTGAAATCTCTTAATACCAACAGTGGTGCTGGAGACAGCAGCGTTTAAGACTTTTAGTGCCACCATTTGATCGAGATACTTATGACGAGCCTTGTAGACGCGCGCCATGGCGCCCTCTCCAATTGACCAGATGATCTCGTATTTGTCAGCAAACAGCTCACCTACGAGAGATTTGTTTACCACCCTAGCTAGAGGTATTTTGCAATCTGGACAGATAGTTTCTGATTGGCTAAATTCTCTATCGCATTCAAGACAGATTTTTTTGATGCGCTCTTGTTTTACATTGCCAGCCACAAGAGCACCTTGCATTTCTTCTGCTGGTTGCCTGGCGATGGCATCCTCAATTGACTGGATACTGACACGCTTACCGTCACTTTCGCTGCTAATCGCATTGGTAATCGGTCGGCTATAAGCCTCGGCGGCTTTGACTCCAGAGATCACTATGACTACTACAAGAGCTGTCGCCCCCATGCCAAATATAGCCCAGCTGAGCGGATCATCCACTATGTGAGTAGCAGATATATACTGCCTGAGTGCCAGGAGTGAGGGCAAGAGCAAAAGCAACAAACTCGTGCGTCTGGCCACCACACCTGATGGCGACTCGGCAACGAGTATATGTGCCGGTCCAGACTCGCTGCGTGACAAAAAACAAGCCAGACAAGCCAAAAGAAAGAACATAGACACAACTGCCGACATACGCAGGCAGCCAAAGAATGTACACAGTGCGCGAGCACCAGTGAGGGTGCCAAATAGAGGCAGTGACGTAATCATGAGCGCAACTAAAAAGAGCCATTGCATACGCCCACTAAGCGCTGGCAGCCAGGACTGAGTGATCAACCCGGCCGCGATAAAGGCAAAGGCAATTGAGGCATCAGGAGACATCGGTCCAGGATAGGTGATACCGGCGGTCTCACTGGAGCTTTGATAAAGAGTCTGATTTAGACTCAGATCCAGACCTAGCAATGTCTCCATCGCTGTTAAAAGACCCGACAAAAAGACTATGCCAGCTAGTGCTGTAGCCACTATGTAGAGGGGCTTTTTGTTAGCAGCAAAGCCAGGCACCTTATGTGGCAAACTAAAAAACAACAAAGCCAGGGCAATCAAGACAAAATTAATTGCCGTCGAGCACCAGATCGGTTGCCCACCAGCAAAAAGGGTTTTAAGACTATCGCTATCGACGCCCCAGCCGATTGTCACCATCAGCGCCGCCAGCGCTACCACCAGGGCGAGAGCCAGAGAGACTAGAGTTACTAAATGCTTATATCTGGCACCACCAGCAGCACCACTATCTATCTCTGCCACTATTTCGTTCTGCCACTACTTCTCTCAGCCACGTCAATCTCTGCCACTATGTTGATCTGCCACTTTATCGATCTAACAGTATATTTTTCTGCCACCATTTCTCGCAGTCACGTCTATCTCTGCCACCAGTTACTTAGTTAGTGCCTTGGCAATAGCATCCTCATAGATGCTTTTACTTTTAGGTCCGACCAGTTCTTTGACTATTTTGCCCCTGGCACTAAAGACACCGACAACAGGTGCATAGTCTTGATTGTCCGAGAGAAATTTAGCCAGTCCCAGAGGTTTGGCATGCGACATCGAGGTAGCAAACGAATCAGCAGAAGTATCGAGCGAAACGAACTCGACTTTATCTTTGTAGGTATGCTCCAGCTCCTGCACAATTGGTTTTACTTTGTTGCACCAGATCTGACATTCTCTGTCAAAGACCAGCACGACCTTGGGTTTGATGGCGACTTTTGTCTCATCAAGAGCATTAGCGGCACCACAAAACGGTGTGAGCGCCAAAACCGCAGCAATAAACAAACGACCTGAAGTCTTGCCAGTCATAATATTCCCTACTTACCGGACCAATCCAGTTTAGCAGGCGAGAGCGATTTGAGCACTTTTGCCAGCTTATTTGCCCCGTCCAAAAAGTCTAGATAAGCCAGCACAGACTTTGCCAAATATCGATTGAATCGGTCCCGATGGAGCTGCCACAGGATAAGCTTGCGGCGCTTCGGAGGCGGACACTACCGGCTCGGGCTGGGCTGGTGAGCGACTCTGTTCAAAGGCGCTGGCTGGTATGGCTTTGGTGCCTTTGCCGTCATTGGCGAGACGGCGCAAGGTGGATAGCTCAGCAGCAGAGGGCATTGGTGGCAATGTAAATTCTCTAGCTCCCGATGGCAGCATCTTGGCCATGGCCTCGGAGCGGTCTTTGATTGATTTGGCAGTGGTAGCTGGTATGTGGTCGCCCTGATTGACGTTTGCCTTGCCTGCTTGACCGGGTGATTGACCACCAGCCGCTTTTGCTGTCTGGGCACTGGCACCGGGCTGGGAGTTGGCACCAGGCTGGGATCCGGCACTAGCTGGTGCTTGTGTTTGAGGCACTGCCGGTGGCAAATTATTAGCCGAGCGGGCAGCCTCTGCCAATTTGGAGAGTGGCTCAGCGTCTATTTTTTTCCAGCCAGCTTGATTATTGGCAGGAGCAGCCGGCGCCACTGGCTTAGGCATTGCATTGGCTTGCCTGGAGGCAGATACCCGGGCAGCAATATCCTGAGCTGGATTTTGATTGCTACTAATGGACGGATCTTGAGACATCGACAGGGGACGGTGCGGTTCGCCGCCCAGTACAGGCTTATTCATGCAAGATGTATAAAGCCCGCGCTTTTTGCCACCGGCTCTGGTCTTAATGACTCCATCAGCAGGTTGCGCCGATAGGTCAGGAGCCTCGCCACTGTCTGCAAAACCACTGGCGGCAGATTGCGCACCAGCTATTGCCCCTAAATCGGCTTGACTATCAGCATCCTCACCGAGCAGTCGGGCAAACATGCCACCAACCTTGACTTCGGCGGTATTTTTGCGTCCCATGAGGGCAGCAAAGCCCTTAAATGTTTGCTGAGCCTCACCTTCAGCCTTTTCCCGAGCCTCTCTTTCTTCTCTGGCGGCAAGAGCCTCGGCCGCTTGCCTGGCCGCCTCAGTTTCTTGAGCAAATGCCTGCAACTGAGCATTGCGGGCTGCAGCCTCAGGACCCTCGTCGACGCGAGTGTCGGCAAAATTATTGACAAAGTCATCGCTGACTTTATCCATCATGCGAGTCATCACCTGCCGCTTTGTCTTAGCTGCATGGTCTTCTTTTATTTTGCGCTTTTTGGCTGCGCCATCATCTGCCATTTGACACTCACGCCCCCCAAGGCATCGTTAAAACGGTCACTAATATTTAGCCCATTAGCCCTACTCCCCAAACCGCCTATTTAGGAGGAGCTTTTTGGGCGCTGTATCTCTGGGCATTGGCAGGCTAATGCTGCCTGACTTTTGAGTTATCAACCAGACTGACTGGAGCTGAGCATATAGCCGCGGTTGCGCACGGTTTTGATTAACGTGCCCTCTTTAAGTTGCAGGCTCTTACGCAAAAGTTTAAAATGCGCCCGCACAGTCTCGGTGGAGACCATGGCATCATCGAGCCAGACCCGCTCCAGTATAGCCTCAGCCGAGTAGACCTGATCCGGGTGGCGCATCAAAAATTCAAGCAGGCTATATACTTTTGGTCTCAGTTTAAGCTCCGCTCCGGCTTTGGTCACCACACAACTGGCCGGGTCGAGTGTAATATCAGCCACTTGCAATATCGAGCCATTGAGCGAGGTAGGTCGGCGCAAAAGTGCTCTCACCCTGGCTTGTAGCTCTCTATGCTCAAAGGGTTTGGTGAGATAGTCGTCAGCACCAGCATCTAATCCACGCTCTTTGTCGTCCAGTAGTGTCTTGGCGGTAAGCATGAGTACTGGGGTTTTGCCCCCTGCCTTGCGATAGGTTTCGAGTACTTCGATGCCTGTCACTTCAGGCATCATCCAGTCTAAAATGACGAGGTCGTATTTGTTGACCCGCAGATTGCTCAGAGCCTGCCTACCGTCGGCAGCCGTCTGGACCATATGACCCTGACTTTGCAGACCAAACCTGGTCACTTCAGCCAGTGCACTGTCATCTTCAACAAGCAGGATTTTTGCCAAAATTTCACCAGGTTGATAACCATTCTATTTTATACCTCCTGGCATGTTCACTCCAAGTTCACACTTACGCAGATAAACTAATAGTGTCAGAAGAGTTAGCAGGAGTATGCCATGAAAATCGCCTTAGCCGGAGCCAGCGGCATGATTGGCACAGCGCTTACAGAGTACCTCAAGAGTAGAGGTGATGTCGTAGTCGCGCTCAAACGCAACCCCGACAGTAAGACACAGCCATTTCTTGGCGTCGACCCGGACTATTTGATGGAGTTTGACGCTGTCATCAATTTGGCAGGAGAAAACATCGCAGCCAAAAGATGGTCCGATGAACAAAAAAAACTTATCCTCGACAGTCGAGTAGAAGCCACAGAATTTTTAGCTCGCACACTAGCTAAGACCAAAGGTAAGCCTCAAGTTTTTATCAGTGGTTCGGCTATTGGCTATTACGGCAATCGCAATGATGAAGTAATTGATGAAAGCAGCTCAGTGGGCAAAGGCTTCCTCGCCGATGTTTGCAAAGCCTGGGAAGGTGCTGCAGATCATGCCTGCCGAGATGGACTGCGCATTGTCAAATTGCGCACCGGAGTCGTCCTGGGCAAATCAGGTGGTGCACTGGCCAAGATGCTTCTGCCATTTCAGATGGGAGCCGGCGGCATCCTCGGTAGTGGCAAACAATATATGAGCTGGATAGCACTGGCCGATGCTGTGAGAGTGATTGACTTTATCCTCAAAAGTAGCGATATCACTGGTCCGGTCAATATGACCGCACCACATCCAGTGACAAACGCTGAGTTTACTGCAGCCATGGGTAAGGTTTTGCACAGACCGGCTGTGCTACCAGCTCCAGCCTTTGCTCTTAAGGTCATCCTCGGTCAGATGGCCGAAGAGATGCTTTTGGAAGGAGCAAAAGTGATGCCACGCAAACTGGAAAAAGCAGGCTTCAAATTTGACTATGGCAATCTCAATGCCGCCCTTAGTGCCGAAATATCTGGAGAAGCTGCCATCAAACATTTGCAAACAGTATAGATGATCGTGTGTTTTTGCCACTAGTGCTATTTACAAACAGGCTGGCTTAGCCATTCCTTGAGGAGTTACCTTGAAACCGACATCCCAATCTGGAGATAAGACCGACGGGCAATCGGTAGAAGAGCTTGTCACCAGGCTGGGTATCATATCGGTAGCGACCAGTGACGACGCCAGAGAATTAGATCATTACGGCAGCGAAAAAGATGAGCAATTGCTCTTACTTAAACGCGCTGTCGAATCAGCTCGCAATGGTGTCTGCATCACAAATCCGCGTTTGCCAGATAATCCTATTATCTATGTCAATGACGCATTTTTGGAGATGACTGGCTTTAGCAAGCATCAGATACTTGGTCGCAACTGCCGTTTTTTGCAAAGAGACGACCGTGATCAAATCGAGATAGACGCACTGAGACAGGCTATCCGCAATGAGCAGCCGATAACTATCACACTCAAAAACTATCGCCGAGATGGTTCGCTCTTTTACAATGAGCTGACTGTCTCTCCGGTACACGATGAGAGAGGTCGATTAATAAACTTTGTCGGCATCCAAAATGATATTACTCCGCGCAAAGACGCTGAGCGCAGAGTATCAGAATTTTATTCGGTTATTTCTCATGAGCTGCGTACTCCTCTAACTGCTATCAACGGCGCACTGAGTGTGATTGCCGACGGCTCGGCCGGCAAGGTCAATAGCCAGGTATTGAGGATGGTGCAAATCGCCCAAGAAAATTCGGAGCGACTTATACGACTTATCTCAGATATTCTCGACTGGAAAAAAATCGAAGCAGGCAAGTTTAAACTCAGCCTCATCGATACTCCTCCAGAGCTATTGGTAAATAGCGTCATTGCCGCAGCACGTCCTCTGGCTTTTGCCAAAAAGATAATTTTGCAAAAGGAGATTCTTTCAAACATACCAGTTTGCTTAGATGTAGATCGCACAACGCAAATATTGACCAATCTTGTCGACAACGCAATTAAGTTTTCGCCAAATGGTGCAATCGTAATAATTAGAGTAGAAATGATGGGGAACGATACAACCAGATTTAGTGTCATAGACAAGGGATCTGGTATAGCTCCTGAGCAGGCAGGCAAGCTATTCAAACTCTTTCAACAACTTGACTCCTCTGACAGTCGTAAAAAAGGTGGGACAGGGCTCGGACTGGCAATTTGTAAATCGCTGGTGGAATTACACGGCGGTCAAATTGGCTTAGTCAGTGAGCCTGGAGAAGGTACTACCTTCTGGTTTGATTTTTATACAAATAAGGGAGCCCCTAAATGAGGCTTTGAAATAGGCAGGTAACATCATGTCTGAAGCATACGGATTCAAATCTAGCTATAACCAGTATTCACCCGGTAAAAGGTCCAGAAGCCTTGAAGGCCGCAGTTATAGCAAAACAGATAAATCAATTAGATTGTCTGAGGATTTTACACCGGGTGGAGAAATGCTCCTAGATTCGCCCTGGACCGAACCCGAGATAGAACTAGACGTAGCAAAGACAGCCGACCTTGATGTCGCCCTCGAAGATAGCGAAGTAGAGGAAGAAGAACCAGATCTCAAAGTGCGCGCGCTGAAACGCAAAAACGCAGTGCTGGGCGAAGCCAGTGCTAGTGAACCAGCCTTTTATGCCTATCTCCAAAACGTAGGACGCAACACTCTACTTAAGGCTGATGAAGAAAAAGAACTCGGCCGCAAGATAAAAGAAGGTAATCAAGACGCTCTTAACTTGTTAATCAGGAGCAACTTACGACTGGTTGTAAGCATCGCCAAAAGATTCCGCAATCAGGGTCTCGATATGGAAGACCTGGTGCAAGAAGGCAATATCGGTCTGATTCATGCAGCCCGCAAGTTTGATTTCACCATGGGCAATCGGTTTTCGACCTATGCTACATGGTGGATCAGACAAGCCGTGATGAGAGCTATCGCCAATAAGGGTCGCACAATTCGCATCCCGGTCCATACTAGAGGGCAGATAACCAGGCTCAAAAGATGTGCCCGTGAGTATCACCAAAAGCTCGGTCGTTATCCCACCGAAGAAGAACTGGCAAGAGAAACCGAGATGGACGTGAGCGAAGTTAAACGCTTACTTAGTGGGCTGTCTAATATTCTCTCGCTTGATGAAGGCATACCTGGCAATGACAAAGAGTCAATTGGTAGCTTTATCGAGGACGATCTCAGCGCCAAACCAGAGAGCGAAGCTGAAGCAGCGTTATTGCGCAAGACCATTGCACGTCTGACCCGTCACCTCTCCCCTATCGAATCTGAGACAGTTAGCTATCTCTACGGTCTCAAGGGCGGTATTGCCTGTGACACAAAGATGGTGGCCGACCTGCTCAAAATAGACGTACAAGAAGTAAGACGCATCCAAAAACGGTCGCTCAAGCGCATGCGCAGACACTTATACAACTCATCAATCGATGACTTTGTCTAAGGTTAAAACAGCCCGGATTAGGTAACGAAATCTTAACCCTACCCCCTTTGCATATACGCAAAGGAGCATAATTTCCCTACTCATTAGGGGTCAAAAGTATTTATGACA
Above is a window of Candidatus Obscuribacter sp. DNA encoding:
- a CDS encoding serine/threonine protein kinase — translated: MAEIDSGAAGGARYKHLVTLVSLALALVVALAALMVTIGWGVDSDSLKTLFAGGQPIWCSTAINFVLIALALLFFSLPHKVPGFAANKKPLYIVATALAGIVFLSGLLTAMETLLGLDLSLNQTLYQSSSETAGITYPGPMSPDASIAFAFIAAGLITQSWLPALSGRMQWLFLVALMITSLPLFGTLTGARALCTFFGCLRMSAVVSMFFLLACLACFLSRSESGPAHILVAESPSGVVARRTSLLLLLLPSLLALRQYISATHIVDDPLSWAIFGMGATALVVVIVISGVKAAEAYSRPITNAISSESDGKRVSIQSIEDAIARQPAEEMQGALVAGNVKQERIKKICLECDREFSQSETICPDCKIPLARVVNKSLVGELFADKYEIIWSIGEGAMARVYKARHKYLDQMVALKVLNAAVSSTTVGIKRFQQEAKALAAVDHPNIVAVQDFGFSANGEAFLAMEYASGRSLADLLAETRTLNPPDTVAIVSQLCDALTHAHDKGIVHRDLKPSNIMCRKLNSGEWSVKVVDFGLAKMIDDENGQSALKLTQTGECHGSPPYMSPEQCMGKDVDYRTDIYALGCIIYECVTGYPPFNSGGVYDILTSHVNTPAPAPVSHLELSPEITGLLLCTLQKDPAMRFARAAEIKEIFAVLEPTATAI
- a CDS encoding response regulator transcription factor — translated: MAKILLVEDDSALAEVTRFGLQSQGHMVQTAADGRQALSNLRVNKYDLVILDWMMPEVTGIEVLETYRKAGGKTPVLMLTAKTLLDDKERGLDAGADDYLTKPFEHRELQARVRALLRRPTSLNGSILQVADITLDPASCVVTKAGAELKLRPKVYSLLEFLMRHPDQVYSAEAILERVWLDDAMVSTETVRAHFKLLRKSLQLKEGTLIKTVRNRGYMLSSSQSG
- a CDS encoding TIGR01777 family protein codes for the protein MKIALAGASGMIGTALTEYLKSRGDVVVALKRNPDSKTQPFLGVDPDYLMEFDAVINLAGENIAAKRWSDEQKKLILDSRVEATEFLARTLAKTKGKPQVFISGSAIGYYGNRNDEVIDESSSVGKGFLADVCKAWEGAADHACRDGLRIVKLRTGVVLGKSGGALAKMLLPFQMGAGGILGSGKQYMSWIALADAVRVIDFILKSSDITGPVNMTAPHPVTNAEFTAAMGKVLHRPAVLPAPAFALKVILGQMAEEMLLEGAKVMPRKLEKAGFKFDYGNLNAALSAEISGEAAIKHLQTV
- a CDS encoding PAS domain-containing protein encodes the protein MKPTSQSGDKTDGQSVEELVTRLGIISVATSDDARELDHYGSEKDEQLLLLKRAVESARNGVCITNPRLPDNPIIYVNDAFLEMTGFSKHQILGRNCRFLQRDDRDQIEIDALRQAIRNEQPITITLKNYRRDGSLFYNELTVSPVHDERGRLINFVGIQNDITPRKDAERRVSEFYSVISHELRTPLTAINGALSVIADGSAGKVNSQVLRMVQIAQENSERLIRLISDILDWKKIEAGKFKLSLIDTPPELLVNSVIAAARPLAFAKKIILQKEILSNIPVCLDVDRTTQILTNLVDNAIKFSPNGAIVIIRVEMMGNDTTRFSVIDKGSGIAPEQAGKLFKLFQQLDSSDSRKKGGTGLGLAICKSLVELHGGQIGLVSEPGEGTTFWFDFYTNKGAPK
- a CDS encoding RNA polymerase sigma factor RpoD/SigA, with the translated sequence MSEAYGFKSSYNQYSPGKRSRSLEGRSYSKTDKSIRLSEDFTPGGEMLLDSPWTEPEIELDVAKTADLDVALEDSEVEEEEPDLKVRALKRKNAVLGEASASEPAFYAYLQNVGRNTLLKADEEKELGRKIKEGNQDALNLLIRSNLRLVVSIAKRFRNQGLDMEDLVQEGNIGLIHAARKFDFTMGNRFSTYATWWIRQAVMRAIANKGRTIRIPVHTRGQITRLKRCAREYHQKLGRYPTEEELARETEMDVSEVKRLLSGLSNILSLDEGIPGNDKESIGSFIEDDLSAKPESEAEAALLRKTIARLTRHLSPIESETVSYLYGLKGGIACDTKMVADLLKIDVQEVRRIQKRSLKRMRRHLYNSSIDDFV